In Leptospira saintgironsiae, one genomic interval encodes:
- a CDS encoding adenylate/guanylate cyclase domain-containing protein — MHAIDSIEDNDMLDPNTLDLQTYLEKYPWEEKWTSLGEPIEKLWKFDLDVSPEEVWPWLIDTSSFNKRIDIPEMKFQEINGRLFGKSKNAGIPAEWEEVPWEWEYCKQLNNARIYSKGFAYYVRTRYLVYPLGTDSTRLFVYFGWIPKGWYGKTLLKIAMVQLEKAYGKGLKSVVEDVIKTRSYRWLGPSALSIIKESKSEKNPVFPARMQQIRVGYIREGQPRELVDKVLNYILDADESDLYRIRIKSLSKAWKIPEKELLLVFLHGCRLGLFTMSWDVVCPHCRGVRTEAQHLGDLPTKDTCEVCEIQFEANQLNSIEITFHVHPSIREVQKRMFCAAEPATKSHIRFQKYLDSGETYSSKLLLSPGVYRLRVNGEKNYSLLEIKEEVQNETLVWKTGETPEQIEIADHPKLILENLSSSRKGFVIEERREDQDCLRPTDLFNFQDFRDLFSQEALSTDLQLDIGMQTILFTDIVGSTKFYYNKGDSGAFSEVRYHFVEVYKVVREFQGAVVKTIGDAVMAAFPSPSAAVEASVRLQEFFSEENTETPIRIRISLHTGPCLAVNLNSNIDYFGNTVNFAAKLQAIADGGEVVFSEAVFREKQLRQLMTEKGWKVKRVKFHQSWINEETPAYKLVFNGAKI, encoded by the coding sequence ATGCACGCGATCGATTCCATCGAAGACAATGATATGTTGGATCCAAATACCTTGGACCTTCAAACCTATTTGGAAAAATATCCTTGGGAGGAAAAATGGACCTCTTTAGGAGAACCAATTGAAAAACTTTGGAAATTCGACTTGGATGTTTCTCCGGAAGAAGTATGGCCTTGGCTCATAGACACTTCTTCTTTTAATAAAAGAATAGATATTCCTGAAATGAAATTTCAGGAGATCAATGGTCGCCTTTTTGGAAAATCCAAAAACGCAGGTATCCCTGCTGAATGGGAAGAAGTTCCCTGGGAGTGGGAGTACTGCAAACAACTCAACAACGCACGCATCTACTCCAAAGGATTCGCTTACTATGTAAGAACAAGATATCTTGTTTATCCGTTAGGAACCGATTCCACTAGACTATTCGTATACTTCGGTTGGATCCCCAAAGGATGGTACGGCAAAACCCTTTTAAAGATAGCAATGGTTCAGCTCGAAAAAGCCTATGGAAAAGGTTTGAAAAGTGTAGTTGAAGACGTAATCAAAACAAGATCTTATCGTTGGCTAGGACCAAGCGCGTTAAGCATAATCAAAGAATCCAAATCAGAAAAAAATCCAGTTTTTCCTGCAAGAATGCAACAGATCCGAGTTGGTTATATCAGAGAAGGACAACCCAGAGAATTAGTTGATAAGGTTTTAAATTATATTTTGGATGCAGATGAATCTGATCTTTATCGGATCAGGATCAAATCATTATCCAAGGCATGGAAAATCCCTGAAAAAGAATTACTCCTTGTATTTTTACACGGATGTAGATTGGGATTATTTACAATGAGTTGGGACGTGGTATGCCCACATTGTAGAGGAGTCAGAACAGAAGCGCAACATTTAGGGGATCTTCCTACAAAAGATACCTGCGAAGTTTGCGAGATACAATTCGAAGCAAATCAATTGAATTCTATCGAGATCACTTTCCATGTGCATCCTTCTATCAGAGAAGTGCAAAAAAGAATGTTCTGTGCTGCTGAACCAGCTACTAAAAGCCATATTCGATTCCAAAAATATTTGGACTCTGGAGAAACATATAGTTCCAAACTTCTACTTTCTCCTGGCGTTTATAGACTAAGAGTAAATGGAGAAAAAAATTATTCTTTATTAGAGATCAAAGAAGAAGTCCAAAATGAAACCTTAGTTTGGAAAACAGGTGAGACCCCGGAACAAATAGAGATCGCGGATCATCCTAAACTAATCTTGGAAAATTTATCTTCTTCCCGAAAAGGTTTTGTGATCGAGGAAAGAAGAGAAGACCAAGATTGTCTTAGGCCTACTGATTTATTCAATTTCCAAGACTTCCGAGATCTATTTTCCCAAGAGGCCCTTTCCACAGATCTACAATTGGATATTGGAATGCAAACTATCCTATTTACGGATATAGTAGGTTCTACAAAATTCTATTATAATAAAGGGGACTCAGGCGCATTCTCCGAAGTCAGATATCATTTCGTAGAAGTTTATAAAGTAGTAAGAGAATTCCAAGGTGCTGTTGTCAAAACGATTGGAGACGCAGTGATGGCGGCTTTCCCTTCTCCTAGCGCAGCGGTAGAAGCTTCCGTAAGACTCCAAGAATTTTTCTCGGAAGAAAATACTGAGACTCCTATTCGAATTCGTATCAGTTTACATACAGGGCCTTGTTTGGCTGTGAATCTAAATAGTAATATAGATTACTTTGGGAACACAGTAAACTTTGCAGCCAAATTACAAGCGATCGCAGATGGAGGAGAAGTTGTATTTTCTGAAGCAGTATTTAGAGAAAAACAACTTCGCCAATTGATGACCGAAAAAGGCTGGAAAGTTAAAAGAGTCAAATTTCATCAAAGCTGGATAAATGAAGAAACCCCTGCGTATAAATTGGTGTTTAACGGTGCAAAAATATGA
- a CDS encoding transmembrane 220 family protein has product MIFKIVSLFLAAYFIFAGAVQYNDPDPLHWMLLYFTSSLACILAALDKDKLPLLYAIIGMAGIEIAATIDGFFDWLRTGNENLITAKMTDEKPYIELGREFLGALISIIVITWLWFRKRPKNSK; this is encoded by the coding sequence ATGATATTTAAAATAGTTTCTCTTTTCTTAGCTGCTTATTTCATTTTCGCAGGTGCAGTTCAGTATAACGATCCTGATCCACTTCATTGGATGCTTCTGTACTTTACTTCTTCTTTAGCTTGTATACTTGCTGCGCTCGATAAGGATAAACTTCCTTTATTGTATGCGATCATAGGTATGGCCGGAATTGAAATAGCAGCTACGATCGATGGATTTTTTGATTGGTTAAGAACTGGTAACGAAAATCTGATCACTGCAAAGATGACTGACGAAAAACCATATATAGAACTGGGGAGAGAATTTTTAGGAGCTCTCATTAGTATCATAGTCATTACTTGGCTTTGGTTTAGAAAACGTCCTAAAAATTCTAAATAA
- a CDS encoding patatin-like phospholipase family protein: MTSLPKFTKKKKGKALIIEGGGMRGSFAGGVLSSMAPNYPPNKFDLIVAVSSGSCSSAYYVTEPNPSSEDIERALDIWRKELAGNHLISFWNLFKGKRILDQDYLIDHIFQEKVPIKTEVLKQKKTVPFYIVVSNFKTLQPEYIRATSQNLFPLLRAATSLPIATKGYGLLENAKYTDGGVLDPIPVEAVLSAGYKDITVILTKPMDFRLTPTSPLLGSLAFPKFPEMGKAFIEQRYNRYNRAMEILNDPPKGIRFEIIAPEKTLPAGRMTTNANLLNENVQLGIELGKKIFPK, from the coding sequence ATGACATCTCTTCCTAAATTTACTAAAAAGAAAAAAGGCAAAGCTCTTATCATAGAAGGTGGAGGAATGAGAGGCTCCTTTGCAGGCGGAGTTCTTTCTTCTATGGCTCCCAATTATCCGCCTAACAAATTTGATCTGATCGTTGCAGTCTCTTCCGGTTCTTGCTCTTCTGCATATTATGTTACAGAACCTAATCCTTCTTCTGAAGATATTGAAAGAGCTCTGGACATTTGGAGAAAAGAATTAGCAGGAAATCATCTTATCTCCTTTTGGAATCTTTTTAAAGGCAAAAGAATATTAGACCAAGATTATCTAATAGATCATATTTTCCAAGAGAAGGTACCGATCAAAACAGAAGTGCTGAAACAAAAGAAAACCGTTCCTTTTTATATTGTGGTCAGTAATTTCAAAACCTTGCAGCCGGAATACATAAGAGCCACTTCTCAAAATCTTTTTCCCCTACTTAGAGCTGCAACTTCTCTGCCAATTGCAACTAAAGGTTATGGCCTTTTAGAAAATGCAAAGTATACGGACGGAGGAGTTTTAGATCCTATTCCAGTCGAAGCAGTATTATCTGCAGGTTATAAAGATATTACAGTCATTCTCACAAAACCAATGGATTTTAGATTAACCCCTACAAGTCCTTTATTAGGAAGTCTTGCATTTCCCAAATTTCCAGAAATGGGAAAAGCATTCATAGAACAGAGATACAATCGTTATAACCGAGCCATGGAGATACTGAATGATCCACCTAAAGGGATTCGTTTTGAAATTATAGCTCCTGAAAAAACACTTCCTGCAGGAAGAATGACCACAAATGCAAACCTATTGAATGAAAACGTTCAGCTAGGAATAGAGCTCGGAAAAAAGATTTTCCCTAAGTAA
- a CDS encoding alpha/beta hydrolase: MKRILLWSFLAVLLLIPIFMSFGIWSASNQLLYPVWRDNKDFSECNSETEKHWGQSCGNLRSSNEFKFEELKIPSTNGFDLPTWKIGTLENGKGKSKGAIFLVHGGGSDKREMTKHIRFFLKRGLDVFSFDFSCHGEAYCVTPGLSYGYRESKDVLSMYRYLSERYDQIYAFGSSVGASSILISLPEMSKLSAVIAENPMYNFERLILEFPGTANEIPAFFSHLLIKLTQIRGKFETSPSPASSLANTKSIPILFIHSKEDQVVPFQQSQDLANIYNGPSEVWLLEKGEHGAARETNSKEYERRVTRFLDNL; encoded by the coding sequence ATGAAACGTATCTTATTATGGTCCTTCTTGGCCGTTCTTCTACTCATCCCAATATTTATGAGCTTTGGGATTTGGTCCGCAAGCAACCAGTTATTATATCCTGTTTGGAGAGATAATAAAGATTTCTCCGAATGTAATTCTGAAACAGAAAAACATTGGGGACAATCTTGCGGAAATTTAAGAAGTTCCAATGAGTTCAAATTCGAAGAACTAAAGATACCATCTACAAATGGATTTGATCTTCCTACTTGGAAAATAGGCACTCTTGAAAATGGAAAAGGAAAATCGAAAGGTGCCATCTTTTTAGTCCATGGGGGAGGAAGTGATAAAAGAGAAATGACAAAACATATCCGCTTCTTTTTAAAAAGAGGACTGGATGTTTTCAGTTTCGATTTTAGTTGTCATGGAGAAGCATATTGTGTGACTCCAGGACTAAGTTATGGTTATAGAGAATCTAAAGATGTTCTATCTATGTATCGATATCTTTCAGAAAGATATGATCAGATCTACGCGTTCGGAAGTTCTGTAGGAGCTTCTTCTATCCTGATATCTTTACCGGAGATGTCTAAACTTTCCGCAGTGATCGCCGAAAATCCAATGTATAATTTTGAAAGATTGATCTTAGAATTTCCGGGCACAGCAAATGAAATTCCGGCATTCTTTTCTCATCTTTTGATCAAACTCACACAGATCAGAGGAAAGTTTGAAACTTCACCAAGTCCTGCAAGTTCCTTGGCGAATACCAAATCAATACCGATCTTATTTATTCATAGTAAAGAAGATCAGGTAGTTCCTTTTCAACAAAGCCAAGACTTAGCGAATATTTATAATGGCCCGAGCGAAGTTTGGCTCTTAGAAAAAGGAGAACATGGAGCCGCGAGGGAAACGAATTCGAAAGAGTATGAGAGAAGGGTTACTCGTTTTCTAGATAACTTATAG
- a CDS encoding MBL fold metallo-hydrolase, producing the protein MKNFILLFSVLLFYCGTSSSPKIKNPSQEISGSKLPPGELQDGLYAILVGKSFYPNRLTNSDEQEGESEIAFLFYLIKLEKRYILIDTGTSSISTPEITVHNWISPDKILGSAGIKPGMIGEIILTHFHSDHSGGIGLFPNAKVYTTPEDWDSIKKTNRSANNKLTTKERSGKVQFVGSSLEVFKNFRILLTRGHTQGSIAVEWLKSPGKRFLITGDECYWIEFCKQGQGLSSEGAFSLSNNKEFLDYVSVLSSSGAKIFTMHDPAVLSFGEEIFPRIYKLD; encoded by the coding sequence TTGAAAAATTTCATTCTACTATTTTCGGTTTTATTGTTCTATTGCGGGACTTCTTCTTCCCCGAAAATCAAAAACCCAAGCCAGGAGATTTCCGGTTCAAAATTACCTCCTGGTGAATTACAAGACGGATTGTATGCAATCCTAGTTGGAAAATCATTCTATCCAAATCGACTTACAAATTCAGACGAACAGGAAGGTGAATCTGAGATCGCATTCTTATTCTATCTAATAAAATTAGAAAAACGTTATATTTTGATCGATACAGGAACTTCTTCTATATCTACGCCTGAGATTACAGTCCATAATTGGATTTCTCCGGATAAAATTTTAGGTTCGGCCGGGATTAAACCTGGAATGATCGGAGAAATTATTCTTACTCATTTTCATTCGGATCATTCAGGAGGAATTGGCCTTTTTCCAAATGCAAAAGTTTATACAACTCCTGAGGATTGGGATTCAATTAAAAAAACAAATCGATCCGCAAACAACAAACTCACGACCAAAGAAAGATCAGGCAAAGTCCAATTCGTAGGCTCCAGTCTAGAAGTTTTTAAGAATTTTCGGATCTTATTAACCAGAGGACATACACAAGGTTCAATTGCAGTAGAATGGTTAAAATCTCCAGGTAAAAGATTTTTAATCACAGGAGATGAATGTTATTGGATAGAATTTTGCAAACAAGGCCAGGGTCTTTCTTCGGAGGGGGCCTTCTCCCTTTCTAATAATAAAGAATTTTTAGATTATGTTTCTGTTCTGTCTTCGAGCGGGGCCAAAATTTTTACAATGCATGATCCTGCCGTTTTATCTTTTGGTGAAGAGATCTTTCCCAGGATTTATAAATTAGATTAA